From the Halomonas sp. MCCC 1A13316 genome, the window CATGCTCAACGCGCCCTGCTTGGCGGCGTCGTCGGCGGCACCCGGATCTTCGGTCACGTAGAGGCCCGGAATGCCGATCTGGCCGCCGGCGCGGGTCATCTGCATCGCCGAGTTGAGTACGGTGGCGGGCGCTTCCTTGCCATGGTTGCAACCGCAGGCATGAGCCTCGAAACCGACGCAGTCGACGAAGGCATCGACTTCGCGCTCGCCGATAATCGCCTCGAGCCGGTCGGCCATGTCGCCGTCCTGGGTCAGGTCGATGGTTTCGCAGCCGAAGCTCCGCGCCTGGGCCAGACGCTCCTCGACCATGTCGCCGACGATCACGCAGGCCGCCCCCAGCAGTTGCGCCGAAACCGCCGCCGCCAGGCCCACCGGACCGGCCCCGGCGATGTAGACGGTGCTGCCCGGCCCGACGCCGGCCGTCACGCAGCCGTGGAAGCCGGTGGGGAAGATGTCCGAGAGCAGGGTCAGGTCGCGAATCTTGTCCATGGCCTGGTCGGCGTCCGGGAACTTCAGCAGGTTGAAGTCGGCGTAGGGCACCATGACGTATTCCGTCTGGCCGCCGACCCAGCCGCCCATGTCGACATAGCCATAGGCCGCACCGGGACGCGCCGGATTGACGTTGAGACAGATCCCCGTCCTGCCCTCCTTGCAGTTGCGGCAGCGGCCGCAAGCGATGTTGAACGGCACCGAGACCAGATCGCCCGGCTGGATGAATTCGACGTCGCGCCCGCACTCGATTACCAGGCCGGTGATCTCGTGGCCCAGCACCAGGCCGGACGGCGCGGTGGTGCGCCCGCGCACCATGTGCTGGTCGCTGCCACAGATGTTGGTAGTGACCACCTTCAGGATCACGCCGTGGTCGCATTTGCGATTGCCGAGAGCGAGTTCCGGGTAGGGAATGGATTCGACGTCGACCTTACCCGGGCCTTTGTAGACGACTCCGCGATTGGCTTGGCTCATGGGTGACTCCTTACGTTGTTATGCGGCTGACCGGACCTGGACCCGGTTCCGAGTGATGGCGAGACGCCACCGAGCCAGCCTACGCCACACCCGTAACGCCCCGTATGTGCAGAGACGACATTGCCATGCGTGATATCGCCATGCTCAGGGCCGCTCAAGGTAACCGCAGGTCGCTTTCACGACACCACCAACTTCCCAGGAAGCGAACAATGGCCGACCCGGGCGCACCGACGCGCCCGGCTCCCGCGCAACACCAAAAATAATCACGAGGAATCCCCATGAAGCATGACGATGCACCGATCCTCAAACCGGGGCAGGACAATGCCCAGGTGCTGGGGATGGATTTCCATCATCCCGTCTTTCCTCTCTCGGCCCTGGCCATCCTGGGCTTCATTCTCTACGCATTGGTCTATCCCGATGCCGCCAACAGCCACCTCACTGCGGCCCGCGGTTGGTCGATCGAGTACTTCGACTGGCTATTCATGATTGCCGGCAACCTCTTCGTGCTGCTGTGCCTGGCGCTGATCGCCATGCCGGTGGGGCGCATTCGCCTGGGCGGCAGCCAGGCCCGGCCGGAATACTCGACGCTCTCCTGGTTCGCCATGCTATTCGCTGCCGGCATGGGCATCGGCCTGATGTTCTGGAGCGTCGCCGAGCCGGTGGCCTACTACACCGACTGGTACGGCACTCCGCTGAATGCCGCAGCGCACACCCCGGCCGGGGCCAGCGCGGCGATCGGCGCCACCATGTTCCACTGGGGTCTGCACCCCTGGGCGATCTACGGCGTGGTAGGGCTGTCGCTGGCCTTCTTCGCCTACAACCGCGGCCTGCCGCTGACCCTGCGCTCGGCCTTCACGCCGATTCTCGGTGAGCGAGTGCGCGGCTGGTTCGGCCACATCATCGATATCGTCGCGGTGCTGGCCACCATCTTCGGCCTGGCCACTTCGCTGGGCTTCGGTGCCTCCCAGGCGGCCGGCGGTCTCAACTACCTGTTCGACGTGCCCAACAGCATCGGCACTCAGCTGGCCATTATCGTAGTAGTCACCGCCGTGGCCCTGTTCTCGGTGTGGCGCGGTATCGATGGCGGCGTGAAACTGTTCTCCAACATCAACATGGTGGTCGCCCTGGCGCTGCTCACCTTCGTGATCGTCACCGGCGGCGTGCTGCTGTTCGTCAACAACCTGTGGAGCACCACGCTGGCCTATGTCAGCCATATCGCGCCGCTGTCGAACTGGATCGGTCGCGACGACACCACCTGGTACCACGGCTGGACGGTGTTTTACTGGGCCTGGTGGATCTCCTGGTCGCCCTTCGTCGGCATGTTCATCGCGCGGGTCTCCCGGGGGCGCACGGTGCGCGAGTTCCTCACCGCCGTGCTGGTGGTGCCGACCTTGGTCACACTGGTATGGATGAGCGCCT encodes:
- a CDS encoding BCCT family transporter, whose protein sequence is MKHDDAPILKPGQDNAQVLGMDFHHPVFPLSALAILGFILYALVYPDAANSHLTAARGWSIEYFDWLFMIAGNLFVLLCLALIAMPVGRIRLGGSQARPEYSTLSWFAMLFAAGMGIGLMFWSVAEPVAYYTDWYGTPLNAAAHTPAGASAAIGATMFHWGLHPWAIYGVVGLSLAFFAYNRGLPLTLRSAFTPILGERVRGWFGHIIDIVAVLATIFGLATSLGFGASQAAGGLNYLFDVPNSIGTQLAIIVVVTAVALFSVWRGIDGGVKLFSNINMVVALALLTFVIVTGGVLLFVNNLWSTTLAYVSHIAPLSNWIGRDDTTWYHGWTVFYWAWWISWSPFVGMFIARVSRGRTVREFLTAVLVVPTLVTLVWMSAFGGTALDQSAAGVGALADGISDVSLAMFQMLEHLPLTTLTSSLAILLVLIFFVTSSDSGSLVIDNITAGGKTDAPRGQRVFWAVLEGVIAGILLYGGGSTALGALQAGAVATGLPFTLVLLGMAFCLVKGLMEEQHGLAAKPA
- the fdhA gene encoding formaldehyde dehydrogenase, glutathione-independent, with amino-acid sequence MSQANRGVVYKGPGKVDVESIPYPELALGNRKCDHGVILKVVTTNICGSDQHMVRGRTTAPSGLVLGHEITGLVIECGRDVEFIQPGDLVSVPFNIACGRCRNCKEGRTGICLNVNPARPGAAYGYVDMGGWVGGQTEYVMVPYADFNLLKFPDADQAMDKIRDLTLLSDIFPTGFHGCVTAGVGPGSTVYIAGAGPVGLAAAVSAQLLGAACVIVGDMVEERLAQARSFGCETIDLTQDGDMADRLEAIIGEREVDAFVDCVGFEAHACGCNHGKEAPATVLNSAMQMTRAGGQIGIPGLYVTEDPGAADDAAKQGALSMRFGLGWAKSHSFHTGQCPVMKYHRPLMQAILFEKVKIADAVNVQMITLDQAPQGYADFDGGAAKKFVIDPHDSVPA